A single window of Halococcus saccharolyticus DSM 5350 DNA harbors:
- a CDS encoding HAD family hydrolase, which yields MTIRAVAFDLDYTLAVPERDRQTLLDEASAAVDGPCLSREAYLDAHRRHLTNRTREPIFDDLLADCDTDASAAALADTYRETIANALVPVAGAEELVRSLRQEYRVGLLTDGPVRAQQAKIDALGWNDLFDAVVITGALEAGKPDDRAFRAELDALGTTADETIYVGDSAELDIAGARAAGLRAIHVLDDGTPSPAADATIERDALAEQLPGVVARFN from the coding sequence ATGACCATCAGGGCGGTCGCGTTCGATCTCGACTACACCCTCGCTGTCCCCGAACGCGATCGCCAGACGCTGCTCGACGAGGCGAGCGCGGCGGTCGACGGTCCCTGTCTCTCACGCGAGGCGTATCTCGACGCCCACCGGCGACACCTCACCAACCGAACCCGCGAGCCCATCTTCGACGATCTGCTCGCCGACTGCGATACCGACGCTTCGGCCGCGGCGCTCGCGGACACCTACCGTGAGACGATCGCGAACGCGCTCGTCCCGGTCGCCGGGGCCGAGGAACTCGTCAGATCACTCCGCCAGGAGTACCGCGTCGGCCTCCTCACCGACGGACCAGTGCGCGCCCAACAGGCCAAGATCGACGCACTCGGCTGGAACGACCTGTTCGACGCGGTCGTGATCACCGGCGCTCTGGAGGCGGGAAAGCCGGACGACCGTGCGTTCCGGGCCGAACTCGACGCGCTCGGGACGACCGCCGACGAGACGATCTACGTCGGTGACTCCGCCGAACTCGACATTGCTGGTGCGCGTGCTGCCGGCCTTCGAGCGATTCACGTTCTCGACGACGGCACGCCGTCGCCGGCAGCCGACGCCACGATCGAACGCGATGCGCTCGCCGAGCAACTGCCGGGAGTCGTCGCGCGATTCAACTGA
- a CDS encoding DUF2240 family protein, with the protein MSLRSAVAAPFVGRGETRLAESEFVVALSLDRNWFSPEQATRLADVAVGEGLLDRTDDGLVPTFEPEDVTIPEEFVPSEELLQQRSTFERVIETVVASGVEKREAVAEINQLQSSLGVTVEAAAVLYARRRGVDVSDAAERALDDLDVESVDLS; encoded by the coding sequence GTGAGCCTTCGCAGTGCGGTTGCCGCACCGTTCGTCGGGCGAGGTGAGACCCGCCTCGCCGAAAGCGAGTTCGTGGTGGCGCTCTCACTCGACCGGAACTGGTTCTCGCCGGAACAGGCCACCCGGCTCGCCGACGTCGCGGTGGGTGAGGGGCTGCTCGACCGGACCGACGACGGGCTGGTGCCGACGTTCGAGCCCGAAGACGTGACGATCCCCGAAGAGTTCGTGCCGAGCGAGGAGCTCCTCCAGCAGCGGTCGACATTCGAGCGAGTGATCGAAACGGTGGTTGCGAGTGGCGTCGAGAAGCGCGAGGCAGTCGCGGAGATCAATCAGTTGCAGAGTTCACTCGGCGTCACCGTCGAGGCCGCGGCGGTGCTGTACGCCCGTCGGCGAGGCGTCGACGTGAGCGATGCGGCCGAGCGCGCACTCGACGATCTCGACGTCGAATCTGTAGACCTCAGTTGA
- a CDS encoding 30S ribosomal protein S8e has translation MKDHGRSVRKRTGGRRRPIRGKRKHELGSEATETQVGEQALKTIDARGNTEKVRAIATDRATVATDGGTTSATIEDVAENPANPNYVRRNIVTKGALIETSEGLARVTSRPGQDGQVNAVLEE, from the coding sequence ATGAAAGACCACGGACGCTCGGTCCGAAAGCGAACCGGCGGACGACGACGCCCGATCCGCGGCAAGCGAAAACACGAACTCGGTAGCGAGGCGACCGAGACTCAGGTCGGCGAACAGGCTCTCAAGACTATCGATGCGCGCGGTAACACCGAAAAGGTCCGCGCGATCGCGACCGATCGCGCGACCGTCGCAACCGACGGCGGGACCACGAGCGCGACGATCGAGGACGTTGCCGAGAACCCCGCGAACCCGAACTACGTCCGTCGGAACATCGTGACCAAGGGCGCGCTCATCGAGACCAGCGAGGGCCTCGCTCGTGTGACCTCCCGACCTGGCCAGGACGGACAGGTCAACGCGGTTCTCGAAGAGTAG
- a CDS encoding phosphate signaling complex PhoU family protein: METRKVQVTGGSTYTVSLPKTWATDNGVSAGSEVEFYPEDESLLLAPRTEETTAEGTLDVTDLEGAELTRAVVMMYVNGFDVITLETASVDAVQRRTIREATQGLVGLEVIEETSERVSLQDLLDSSELSIHNAITRMRLVSLTMLADAVEALRTGDPDLAADVIERDDDVDRLWYMTARVFRTALRSPSAATEIGLSRETCFDYHSAARQLERVADHATKIAEVVGDVESVSEDVGEALAALHDGAATVIETAMDALLADEDDDALRLANDAMSAIDDIDERGREVDGLLRDRDPEHAQRLGLVVDSLSRSADYGGNIAETAMQKAAPQP; encoded by the coding sequence ATGGAGACGCGCAAGGTCCAGGTCACGGGCGGGTCGACGTACACCGTGTCGCTACCGAAGACGTGGGCGACCGATAACGGGGTCAGCGCCGGGAGCGAAGTCGAGTTCTACCCCGAGGACGAGTCGCTGTTGCTCGCGCCGCGAACCGAGGAGACCACGGCCGAGGGGACGCTCGACGTCACCGATCTCGAAGGGGCGGAGCTCACGCGCGCCGTCGTGATGATGTACGTCAACGGGTTCGACGTCATCACCTTGGAAACCGCGAGCGTCGACGCCGTCCAGCGTCGGACCATCCGCGAGGCTACCCAAGGACTGGTGGGCCTCGAAGTCATCGAGGAAACCTCCGAGCGGGTGAGTCTCCAGGACCTCCTCGACTCCTCGGAACTCTCGATCCACAACGCCATCACACGGATGCGCCTGGTCTCGCTCACCATGCTCGCGGACGCAGTCGAAGCGCTCCGTACGGGAGACCCGGATCTCGCGGCCGACGTGATCGAGCGCGACGACGACGTCGATCGACTATGGTACATGACCGCACGGGTGTTCCGGACCGCGCTCCGGAGTCCGAGCGCAGCGACCGAGATCGGCCTGTCGCGCGAGACCTGTTTCGATTACCACTCGGCTGCGCGGCAACTCGAACGGGTTGCCGACCACGCGACCAAGATCGCCGAGGTCGTCGGTGACGTCGAGAGCGTCTCGGAGGACGTCGGCGAGGCGCTCGCCGCGCTCCACGACGGCGCGGCAACCGTGATCGAGACCGCGATGGATGCGCTGCTCGCCGACGAGGACGACGACGCCCTCCGACTCGCGAACGACGCGATGTCCGCGATCGACGACATCGACGAGCGCGGTCGGGAAGTCGACGGACTGCTCCGTGATCGCGACCCAGAGCACGCCCAGCGGCTCGGTCTCGTCGTGGACTCGCTCTCCCGAAGCGCCGACTACGGCGGGAACATCGCCGAAACCGCGATGCAGAAGGCCGCGCCGCAGCCCTAA
- the phoU gene encoding phosphate signaling complex protein PhoU: MPRESYQEQLDALREDVLYMSEIVLERLRMGLDALARKDEATAQEVIDGDDEINRMYLDLEGSCIDLFALQQPVAGDLRFIASSFKIITDLERIADLATNLGEYTLQAERDVFPEVAVQGIGDFTVDMVENAMTAYDEEDIEACYVIDERDDDLDDRCERASSLVVRDLIETQFDTGESVEQLMTDVSRLLLTIRDLERIGDHAVNISARTLYMVENDDELIY; this comes from the coding sequence ATGCCCCGCGAGAGTTATCAGGAGCAGCTCGATGCGCTTCGCGAGGACGTCCTCTACATGAGCGAGATCGTCCTCGAACGCCTCCGGATGGGTCTCGACGCGCTTGCCCGCAAGGACGAGGCGACCGCACAGGAAGTCATCGATGGCGACGACGAGATCAACCGGATGTATCTCGACCTCGAAGGGAGCTGTATCGATCTGTTCGCCCTCCAGCAGCCGGTCGCGGGCGACCTTCGCTTCATCGCCTCCTCGTTCAAGATCATCACCGACCTCGAACGCATCGCGGATCTCGCCACCAACCTCGGCGAGTACACCCTCCAGGCCGAACGCGACGTCTTCCCCGAAGTCGCCGTCCAGGGGATCGGTGATTTCACCGTCGATATGGTCGAGAACGCCATGACCGCCTACGACGAGGAGGACATCGAAGCCTGCTACGTCATCGACGAGCGCGACGACGACCTCGACGACCGCTGTGAGCGTGCGTCGAGCCTCGTCGTCCGGGACTTGATCGAAACCCAGTTCGACACCGGCGAGAGCGTCGAACAGCTCATGACCGACGTCTCGCGACTCCTGCTCACCATCCGTGACCTCGAACGCATCGGCGATCACGCGGTCAACATCTCCGCGCGAACGCTGTATATGGTCGAGAACGACGACGAGCTCATCTATTAA
- a CDS encoding NUDIX hydrolase, giving the protein MSWQAIRPVALAAVRRENGEILVSKDYEPGDDEPFYRLIGGGVEFGEHSRESVVREFGEELDVELTNVGLVGTYENVFTFDGEQGHEIWRVYEGDIAEEWPYERDSFEGREPELDETYEATWMAPERLRNDVTFYDPAVLDDLN; this is encoded by the coding sequence ATGAGCTGGCAAGCTATCAGGCCGGTCGCGCTCGCGGCCGTCCGTCGGGAAAACGGCGAGATTTTGGTTTCGAAGGACTACGAACCCGGCGACGACGAGCCGTTCTACCGGCTCATCGGTGGCGGTGTCGAGTTCGGCGAACACAGCCGCGAGTCGGTCGTCCGAGAATTCGGCGAGGAACTTGATGTCGAACTCACGAACGTCGGCCTCGTCGGAACCTACGAGAACGTCTTCACCTTCGATGGCGAGCAGGGCCACGAAATCTGGCGCGTGTACGAGGGCGACATCGCCGAGGAGTGGCCCTACGAGCGCGACAGCTTCGAGGGCCGTGAGCCCGAACTCGATGAGACCTACGAGGCGACGTGGATGGCTCCCGAACGGCTACGAAACGACGTGACGTTCTACGATCCAGCCGTGCTCGACGACCTCAACTGA
- a CDS encoding CDC48 family AAA ATPase, with protein MNEVQLEVAKAYPNDSGRGIARLDPDTLLHLKLSPGDIIEIEGGDTTAAKVWRADRQDWNTDTVRIDGFTRQNADIGIGERVEIRKAEERKADKLVLAPPEEASVQFGSDAAGMVKRQILKRPVVERDIVPVMSSTNHPFMRSPGQAIPLIAVETEPDGVALVTEDTEVELREEPISGFEKTGGGITYEDIGGLSNEIQRVREMVELPMKHPQVFQKLGIEPPQGVLLHGPPGTGKTLLAKAVANETSASFFSIAGPEIISKYYGESEQQLREIFEDATEESPAIIFIDELDSIAPKREDVTGEVERRVVAQLLTMMDGLESRGQVIVIAATNRVDSVDPALRRPGRFDREIEIGVPDERGREEILQIHTRGMPLSDDVNLADLADETHGFVGADIESLTKESAMKALRRYLPEIDLDEEDVPPSLIDRMIIKRDDFDGALNEVSPSAMREVLVELPKISWDDVGGLDDAKGEVKESVEWPLSSPERFSRLGIEPPSGVLLYGPPGTGKTLMAKAVANETNANFISVRGPQLLSKWVGESEKAIRQTFRKARQVSPTVIFFDELDSLAPSRGGEVGSNVSERVVNQLLTELDGLEDMKNVMVIGATNRPDMIDPALIRSGRFDRLVMVGQPDVEGREQILGIHTDDTPLAADVSLREMAEITDGYVGSDLESIAREAAIHALRDDPEAETVAMRHFRAALESVRPTITEDILDYYDRMEDEFKGGGADTARDRSDSRIGFR; from the coding sequence ATGAACGAAGTCCAACTAGAAGTGGCGAAGGCGTACCCGAACGACTCGGGCCGTGGCATCGCCCGGTTAGATCCCGATACCCTCCTCCATCTCAAACTCTCTCCAGGCGATATCATCGAGATCGAGGGCGGCGACACCACCGCCGCGAAAGTCTGGCGTGCGGACAGGCAAGACTGGAACACGGACACCGTCCGCATCGACGGCTTCACCCGCCAGAACGCCGACATCGGTATCGGCGAGCGCGTCGAGATCCGGAAGGCCGAGGAACGAAAAGCCGACAAGCTGGTGCTCGCACCGCCCGAGGAGGCCTCGGTCCAGTTCGGTTCCGACGCCGCCGGGATGGTCAAACGCCAGATCCTGAAACGGCCGGTCGTCGAGCGCGACATCGTGCCCGTCATGTCGAGCACGAACCATCCGTTCATGCGCTCGCCCGGCCAGGCGATTCCGCTGATCGCAGTCGAGACCGAGCCCGACGGCGTGGCGCTCGTCACCGAGGATACCGAGGTCGAACTGCGCGAGGAGCCGATCTCGGGGTTCGAGAAGACCGGCGGTGGGATCACCTACGAGGACATCGGCGGGCTGAGCAACGAAATCCAGCGGGTGCGTGAGATGGTCGAACTCCCGATGAAACACCCCCAGGTGTTCCAGAAGCTCGGGATCGAGCCGCCACAGGGAGTGTTGCTCCACGGACCGCCCGGCACCGGGAAGACGCTGCTCGCGAAGGCGGTCGCGAACGAGACCTCGGCGAGTTTCTTCTCGATCGCCGGCCCGGAGATCATCTCGAAGTACTACGGCGAAAGCGAACAGCAGTTGCGTGAGATCTTCGAGGACGCCACCGAGGAATCCCCTGCGATCATCTTCATCGACGAGCTCGACTCGATCGCGCCCAAGCGCGAGGACGTCACCGGTGAGGTCGAGCGCCGCGTCGTCGCCCAGCTCCTGACGATGATGGACGGCCTCGAATCTCGTGGTCAGGTCATCGTGATCGCCGCCACCAACCGGGTCGATTCGGTCGATCCCGCGCTCCGGCGGCCCGGCCGGTTCGACCGCGAGATCGAGATCGGTGTGCCCGACGAGCGCGGTCGCGAGGAGATCCTCCAGATTCACACCCGCGGGATGCCGCTGTCGGACGACGTCAACCTCGCGGACCTCGCCGACGAAACCCACGGGTTCGTCGGGGCCGACATCGAGAGCCTCACGAAGGAGTCCGCGATGAAGGCACTCCGGCGCTACCTCCCCGAGATCGATCTCGACGAGGAGGACGTGCCACCGTCGCTGATCGACCGGATGATCATCAAGCGCGACGACTTCGACGGAGCCCTGAACGAGGTCTCGCCGAGTGCGATGCGGGAGGTGCTCGTCGAACTTCCGAAGATCTCGTGGGACGACGTCGGCGGGCTCGACGACGCGAAGGGTGAGGTGAAGGAGTCGGTGGAGTGGCCGCTGTCGAGCCCCGAGCGGTTCAGCCGGTTGGGTATCGAGCCGCCCTCGGGGGTGTTGCTCTACGGGCCACCCGGGACGGGGAAGACCCTGATGGCGAAGGCGGTCGCGAACGAAACCAACGCCAACTTCATCTCGGTGCGGGGGCCACAGCTCCTCTCGAAGTGGGTCGGCGAGTCGGAAAAAGCGATCCGCCAGACGTTCCGGAAGGCCCGGCAGGTCTCGCCCACCGTGATCTTCTTCGACGAGCTCGACAGCTTGGCTCCGAGCCGGGGTGGCGAGGTCGGTTCCAACGTTTCCGAGCGGGTCGTCAACCAGCTCTTGACCGAGCTCGACGGGCTGGAGGACATGAAGAACGTGATGGTGATCGGCGCGACCAACCGGCCCGACATGATCGATCCTGCGTTGATCCGGTCGGGCCGGTTCGACAGGCTCGTGATGGTCGGCCAGCCCGATGTCGAGGGCCGCGAGCAGATCCTCGGCATCCACACCGACGATACGCCGCTCGCGGCGGACGTGAGCCTGCGCGAGATGGCCGAGATCACCGATGGCTACGTCGGTAGCGATCTCGAATCCATCGCGCGCGAGGCCGCGATCCACGCGCTTCGGGACGATCCGGAGGCCGAAACCGTCGCGATGCGGCATTTCCGGGCGGCGCTCGAATCGGTCCGGCCGACGATCACCGAGGACATCCTCGACTACTACGATCGGATGGAAGACGAGTTCAAGGGCGGCGGGGCCGACACCGCCCGGGATCGGAGCGACAGCCGGATCGGCTTCCGATGA
- the larC gene encoding nickel pincer cofactor biosynthesis protein LarC: protein MRTLAFDGRMGASGDMLCGALLAAGADPDVLTPVENALDVRYAIDDVMKNGIRATTVDVLLDADGERDDHDADGVDGGDGGHGDHDHRHDHDHNHGDHDHTHAEGAGPSRSYPEVVDLVESMSLPPRVEADALAIFETLGAAEAAVHGTDLDDTHFHEVGADDAIADVVGAALLLDDLAVERVVTTPLATGGGEVAMSHGTYPVPTPAVVEIAERADWSLRGGPVETELLTPTGAAILAHVADGVERLPTLRIERSGYGAGDHDFPEHPNVLRALVGDGESGLIEDDIRVLETNLDDAAPEVLGGLHDSLRAAGARDVSVVPTTMKKSRPGHLVKVVVKPEDAERVARRLAVETGTLGVRETGARHRWIANRAFETATVEVEGGEYEVGVKIASDSVGVVYDVSAEYDDAAAVAAETDVAVREVMRQAEERIKS from the coding sequence ATGCGAACGCTGGCTTTCGACGGGCGGATGGGCGCGAGCGGTGACATGCTCTGTGGGGCGCTGCTCGCCGCCGGTGCGGACCCGGACGTGCTGACGCCGGTCGAGAACGCACTCGACGTTCGGTACGCGATCGACGACGTGATGAAAAACGGTATCCGCGCGACGACGGTCGACGTGCTTCTCGACGCCGACGGCGAGCGCGACGATCACGACGCAGACGGCGTAGATGGTGGAGACGGCGGCCACGGAGACCACGACCATCGTCACGATCACGACCACAACCACGGCGATCACGACCACACTCACGCGGAGGGAGCCGGCCCCTCGCGGAGCTACCCCGAGGTCGTCGACCTCGTCGAGTCGATGTCGCTCCCGCCCCGCGTCGAAGCCGACGCGCTCGCGATCTTCGAGACCCTCGGCGCAGCCGAGGCGGCAGTCCACGGCACCGATCTCGACGACACGCACTTCCACGAGGTCGGCGCGGACGACGCCATCGCGGACGTGGTCGGTGCAGCACTCTTGCTCGACGATCTCGCTGTCGAGCGGGTCGTGACCACGCCGCTCGCGACCGGCGGCGGCGAGGTCGCCATGAGCCACGGGACCTACCCCGTGCCGACCCCCGCAGTCGTCGAGATCGCCGAACGTGCCGACTGGTCACTCCGGGGTGGTCCGGTCGAGACCGAACTCCTCACGCCGACGGGAGCGGCGATTCTCGCCCACGTCGCCGACGGGGTGGAGCGACTCCCCACGCTCCGGATCGAGAGATCGGGCTACGGCGCTGGCGATCACGACTTCCCGGAGCACCCGAACGTGCTCCGAGCGCTCGTCGGCGACGGCGAGAGTGGGCTGATCGAGGATGACATTCGAGTTCTCGAAACGAACCTCGACGACGCCGCACCCGAAGTGCTCGGCGGCCTCCACGACAGTCTGCGAGCCGCTGGGGCGCGCGACGTGTCGGTAGTGCCGACCACGATGAAGAAGTCCCGACCGGGCCACCTCGTGAAAGTGGTCGTCAAACCCGAGGACGCCGAGCGGGTGGCCCGCCGGCTCGCGGTCGAGACAGGGACGTTGGGCGTGCGCGAGACCGGCGCACGCCACCGCTGGATCGCCAACCGCGCGTTCGAAACCGCCACTGTCGAGGTCGAGGGGGGCGAGTACGAGGTCGGTGTGAAGATCGCGAGCGATTCCGTGGGCGTGGTGTACGACGTGAGCGCCGAGTACGACGATGCGGCCGCGGTCGCGGCCGAGACGGACGTGGCGGTGCGGGAAGTCATGCGTCAGGCGGAGGAGAGAATAAAGTCATGA
- a CDS encoding ATP-dependent nuclease, with product MSTLDISSIQVENFKSIKNSGSINIKNLNILIGKNDAGKSSMLEAIRCFLAKSKPDADQFHKQDTDEITITTTCVGIPDNLHEVLGDDYTVESDTVEIKRRFEYRKGTTPSATTYLNGEELSSGAIVVDDDRLTKAQSRNYLWEHFLPDPIWISAERDVREETKLKGGTVLNRLLEPILKEGGIEEDNSLQDKTDELAESLTSTADIVSEDLTERMQSHMADIDHIEINPGPVSLSKAISPTISIKDEYIDQSVDIAERGSGVGSLLILSLMQTYVEMQVGEGYCLLFEEPGNFLHPAAERKMLSALKEIANEGQVCISTHSQAMIDQERDASMHVVRRESGETSFQLVEEDTFAIIDEIGARNSDLLQSDFVIYVEGPSDIAILNEIARHVISDWGSCNVVIQHLGGTGSLVHCDPEKLEKINRKFALLLDSDQKCEGEGPKKEVRDIKSNFDEYDKMCDVLDRREIENYYSHESINEICYVSVDESFVGEYDDIEKKLKSEMDDGYSFDKLKHGREIVDHMYQNGESIQPVEELLRDCVQEAQRG from the coding sequence ATGAGTACACTCGATATTTCGAGTATCCAGGTCGAGAATTTCAAATCGATCAAGAACTCTGGAAGTATCAATATAAAAAATCTTAATATACTCATTGGTAAGAATGATGCCGGGAAATCCTCAATGCTTGAGGCAATTCGTTGTTTTTTAGCGAAAAGCAAACCAGATGCAGATCAATTCCACAAGCAAGATACAGATGAGATCACGATCACTACAACGTGTGTTGGCATACCCGACAATCTTCACGAGGTTCTTGGCGACGACTACACAGTTGAAAGCGACACAGTTGAAATCAAACGAAGATTTGAGTATCGAAAAGGTACTACGCCAAGTGCTACCACATATTTGAATGGAGAAGAGTTATCGAGTGGTGCAATAGTAGTTGACGATGACCGACTCACTAAAGCCCAGTCCCGAAACTATCTCTGGGAACATTTTCTTCCGGATCCAATTTGGATATCAGCTGAACGAGACGTGCGAGAAGAAACGAAGCTTAAGGGTGGAACGGTATTGAATCGGCTTCTTGAACCAATTCTCAAGGAGGGTGGTATAGAGGAAGACAACTCTCTTCAGGACAAAACAGACGAACTTGCGGAATCCCTTACTTCGACCGCTGATATAGTCAGCGAGGACCTTACTGAGAGGATGCAATCTCATATGGCCGACATAGATCATATAGAGATTAACCCAGGACCAGTGAGTTTGTCAAAAGCAATCTCGCCTACAATCAGCATCAAAGACGAATACATCGATCAGAGTGTCGATATCGCTGAGCGTGGTTCGGGTGTTGGTAGTCTTCTCATTTTATCATTAATGCAGACCTACGTTGAGATGCAGGTCGGGGAAGGCTATTGTTTGCTTTTTGAAGAACCAGGAAATTTCCTTCATCCTGCCGCAGAAAGAAAAATGTTGAGTGCGCTAAAAGAAATCGCGAATGAGGGACAAGTTTGCATCTCAACTCACTCTCAGGCAATGATTGATCAAGAGAGGGATGCGTCCATGCATGTCGTTCGCCGCGAATCTGGAGAAACCAGTTTCCAACTTGTCGAAGAAGACACATTCGCTATTATTGATGAAATTGGCGCTCGGAACAGTGATCTCCTTCAAAGTGACTTTGTGATTTACGTTGAAGGGCCGTCAGACATTGCAATTCTTAATGAAATTGCGCGTCACGTGATATCTGATTGGGGCAGTTGTAACGTTGTGATCCAGCATCTTGGAGGAACTGGTAGCTTGGTTCACTGTGATCCGGAAAAGCTAGAAAAAATAAATAGAAAATTCGCACTTTTGCTCGATAGTGACCAGAAGTGTGAAGGGGAAGGTCCGAAGAAAGAAGTGAGAGATATCAAATCAAATTTTGACGAATATGACAAGATGTGTGATGTTTTGGACCGTAGAGAAATAGAGAATTACTATTCTCACGAGTCAATCAATGAGATCTGCTACGTATCAGTTGATGAAAGTTTCGTTGGCGAGTACGACGATATAGAGAAGAAATTAAAATCAGAAATGGATGACGGTTATAGCTTTGATAAGCTAAAACATGGTCGAGAGATTGTGGACCACATGTACCAGAATGGAGAAAGCATACAGCCTGTGGAGGAACTTTTGAGAGATTGTGTACAGGAAGCACAACGAGGGTGA
- the radB gene encoding DNA repair and recombination protein RadB — translation MTDEADGFIFVRQARIVGVSDPIPTGCATIDDLLGGGLSRGAITQVYGPPAAGKTNIALSAAVDVAADGGTVCYLDTEGLSPERFEQIARARDTDLTDLSSRIVISEAMDFAEQEEAVRDAEQLAERASLIVLDSATGFYRLERTTQESGETLRRVGRQLTHLLGLARRHDLAVLVTNQVFSDPESESGRARPLGGHTLAHLTGVIVRLERFRAGNRRATLEKHPAKAAGDTVRFAITDTGLEGVEEDV, via the coding sequence ATGACCGACGAGGCCGATGGGTTCATTTTTGTTCGGCAGGCGCGAATCGTGGGTGTGAGCGATCCGATCCCGACGGGCTGTGCGACCATCGACGACCTCCTCGGCGGCGGGCTGTCCCGTGGGGCTATCACGCAGGTGTACGGCCCGCCGGCGGCCGGCAAGACCAACATCGCGCTGTCGGCGGCGGTCGACGTCGCTGCCGATGGTGGGACGGTCTGCTATCTCGACACCGAGGGGCTCTCACCCGAGCGGTTCGAGCAGATCGCGCGGGCACGCGACACCGATCTCACTGATCTCTCTTCGCGAATCGTGATCTCCGAGGCGATGGACTTCGCGGAGCAGGAGGAGGCGGTCCGGGACGCCGAACAGCTCGCCGAGCGCGCGTCGCTGATCGTTCTCGACAGCGCGACGGGGTTCTACCGATTGGAGCGCACTACCCAGGAGAGCGGCGAGACCCTCCGGCGAGTGGGTCGTCAGCTCACCCACCTGCTCGGGCTCGCGCGCCGGCACGACCTCGCAGTGCTCGTCACGAATCAAGTGTTTTCCGATCCCGAGTCCGAATCGGGCCGCGCCAGACCGCTCGGCGGCCACACGCTCGCCCACCTCACCGGTGTGATCGTCCGGCTCGAACGATTCCGGGCGGGCAACCGGCGTGCGACGCTCGAAAAACATCCCGCGAAAGCCGCCGGCGATACCGTTCGATTCGCGATCACCGATACGGGGCTCGAAGGCGTCGAGGAGGACGTGTAG
- a CDS encoding CBS domain-containing protein, which yields MDIADIATPDHAEVTSDERLGKVRAIFEERNPRGIIVVDDGEYAGVITQRALMQSHVEDSTKVSALADTAPTIDRTAGVRDVARMLVEGNTKVAPVFENDELWGIVTADAILEAVLEHLDALVVDQIHTDDVITITEDTRVGRAINLLREHGISRLPVENEAGYLTGMVTTHDLVDFVVRSMDQPTEGDRSGDSERMLDIPIYDMMNSPVATIEVESSVREAVKRMLENDYNGVVVTPTDDDRTVAGVLTKTDVLRALSYTEDEHMDVQITNIDLLDTITRESIRESITQVSDKYQEMQVQHAHVRFHKHKEKLRGTPLIQTQIRLRTDQGQVAGTGEGYGADSAFRVALDKLERNVLEQKGIRSDAERQGQLLRKLNQI from the coding sequence ATGGATATTGCCGACATCGCGACCCCGGACCACGCCGAGGTCACGAGCGACGAGCGTCTCGGGAAAGTGCGCGCGATCTTCGAGGAGCGGAACCCGCGCGGGATCATCGTCGTCGACGACGGCGAGTACGCCGGCGTGATCACCCAGCGCGCGCTGATGCAGTCCCACGTCGAGGACTCGACGAAAGTGAGCGCGCTCGCCGATACGGCCCCAACCATCGACCGCACGGCGGGCGTTCGGGACGTCGCGCGGATGCTCGTCGAGGGCAACACCAAGGTCGCGCCGGTGTTCGAGAACGACGAGCTCTGGGGGATCGTCACCGCCGACGCGATCCTGGAGGCGGTGCTCGAACACCTCGACGCACTCGTGGTCGACCAGATTCACACCGACGACGTCATCACCATCACCGAGGATACTCGTGTGGGGCGCGCGATCAATCTCCTTCGCGAGCACGGCATCTCCCGGCTCCCCGTCGAGAACGAGGCGGGCTACCTCACCGGGATGGTCACGACCCACGACCTCGTCGACTTCGTAGTGCGCAGCATGGACCAGCCCACCGAGGGCGACCGCTCGGGCGACTCCGAACGGATGCTCGACATCCCGATCTACGACATGATGAACTCGCCCGTGGCGACGATCGAGGTCGAGTCCTCCGTCCGCGAGGCCGTCAAACGGATGCTCGAAAACGATTACAACGGCGTCGTGGTCACCCCGACGGACGACGATCGGACGGTCGCGGGCGTGCTCACCAAGACCGACGTCCTCCGTGCGCTTAGCTACACCGAGGACGAGCACATGGACGTCCAGATCACCAACATCGACCTGCTGGACACCATCACTCGGGAGTCGATCCGCGAGTCGATCACTCAAGTTTCTGATAAGTATCAAGAGATGCAGGTCCAGCACGCTCACGTCCGCTTTCACAAACACAAAGAAAAACTCCGTGGCACGCCGCTGATCCAGACCCAGATCCGCCTGCGGACGGATCAGGGCCAGGTCGCCGGCACTGGCGAGGGCTACGGCGCTGACAGCGCCTTCCGGGTCGCGCTCGACAAGCTCGAACGCAACGTCCTCGAACAGAAGGGAATCCGGAGCGACGCCGAACGCCAGGGCCAGCTCCTCCGGAAGCTCAATCAGATCTAG